The Sesamum indicum cultivar Zhongzhi No. 13 linkage group LG1, S_indicum_v1.0, whole genome shotgun sequence genome includes a window with the following:
- the LOC105165128 gene encoding cinnamoyl-CoA reductase 1-like codes for MLSLPGKLVCVTGAGGFIASWLVKLLLEKGYTVRGTVRNPEDPKNSHLRELEGADERLILYKADLNDYESLREAINGCDGVFHTASPVTDDPEQMVEPAVNGAKNVMRAAAEAKVRRVVLTSSIGAIYMDPNRDPDKVVDETCWSDLDFCKQTKNWYCYGKLVAEQVAWDTAKELGVDLVVINPVLVLGPLLQPTINASVLHILKYLTGSAKTYANSVQAYVHVKDVALAHILLFETPSASGRYLCAESVLHRGEVVEILAKFFPEYPIPTK; via the exons ATGCTGTCGCTCCCTGGAAAGCTAGTCTGCGTCACCGGTGCCGGAGGCTTCATCGCCTCATGGCTCGTTAAACTCCTCCTTGAAAAGGGCTACACCGTTAGAGGCACCGTCAGAAATCCAG AGGATCCGAAGAATTCACATTTGAGAGAGCTTGAAGGAGCGGATGAGAGGCTGATTCTGTACAAGGCTGATCTTAATGACTACGAGAGCTTGCGCGAAGCGATTAATGGCTGCGACGGCGTTTTCCACACGGCGTCGCCCGTCACTGACGATCCA GAACAAATGGTGGAGCCGGCGGTGAACGGGGCCAAAAATGTGATGCGCGCGGCGGCGGAGGCGAAGGTCCGACGTGTGGTGTTAACTTCATCAATCGGTGCAATATACATGGATCCCAACAGAGACCCTGATAAAGTTGTGGACGAGACGTGTTGGAGTGACCTTGACTTCTGCAAACAGACTAAG AACTGGTATTGCTACGGCAAGTTAGTGGCTGAACAAGTAGCATGGGACACAGCAAAAGAGTTGGGGGTAGACCTGGTGGTGATCAACCCAGTTCTGGTGCTTGGCCCATTGCTTCAACCCACAATCAACGCCAGCGTTCTCCACATACTCAAATACCTAACTGGCTCCGCCAAGACTTACGCCAATTCCGTCCAAGCCTACGTCCACGTCAAGGACGTCGCCCTGGCCCACATCCTCTTGTTCGAGACGCCGTCCGCGTCGGGGCGATACCTCTGCGCCGAGAGCGTGCTCCACCGTGGCGAGGTGGTTGAGATACTCGCCAAGTTCTTTCCCGAATATCCCATCCCTACCAAGTAA